Proteins from one Stegostoma tigrinum isolate sSteTig4 chromosome 17, sSteTig4.hap1, whole genome shotgun sequence genomic window:
- the tmem258 gene encoding transmembrane protein 258 isoform X3: MELEAMTRYTSPVNPAVFPHLTVVLLAIGMFFTAWFFVYEVTSTKYTRDVYKELLISLVASLFMGFGVLFLLLWVGIYV, from the exons ATG GAGCTGGAGGCCATGACCAgatatacaagcccagtcaaccCTGCTGTCTTCCCACATTTGACAGTAGTTCTTCTTGCAATAGGGATGTTCTTTACTGCATGGTTCTTCGT CTATGAGGTGACAAGTACCAAATACACAAGGGATGTCTACAAAGAATTGCTGATTTCTTTAGTGGCATCTCTCTTCATGGGATTTGGAGTACTTTTCCTTCTCCTGTGGGTTGGGATTTATGTATGA
- the tmem258 gene encoding transmembrane protein 258 isoform X2 — MEGAVGRETRLRAGPVWEASEIPLPAGPVSEASVTPLRAGPVSEELEAMTRYTSPVNPAVFPHLTVVLLAIGMFFTAWFFVYEVTSTKYTRDVYKELLISLVASLFMGFGVLFLLLWVGIYV, encoded by the exons ATGGAAGGGGCGGTGGGGAGGGAGACTCGGCTACGCGCTGGCCCCGTCTGGGAGGCGAGTGAGATCCCGCTCCCCGCTGGTCCCGTCTCGGAGGCGAGTGTGACCCCGCTCCGCGCTGGTCCCGTCTCGGAG GAGCTGGAGGCCATGACCAgatatacaagcccagtcaaccCTGCTGTCTTCCCACATTTGACAGTAGTTCTTCTTGCAATAGGGATGTTCTTTACTGCATGGTTCTTCGT CTATGAGGTGACAAGTACCAAATACACAAGGGATGTCTACAAAGAATTGCTGATTTCTTTAGTGGCATCTCTCTTCATGGGATTTGGAGTACTTTTCCTTCTCCTGTGGGTTGGGATTTATGTATGA
- the tmem258 gene encoding transmembrane protein 258 isoform X1 — translation MEGAVGRETRLRAGPVWEASEIPLPAGPVSEASVTPLRAGPVSEASVTPLRADPVLLLDRELEAMTRYTSPVNPAVFPHLTVVLLAIGMFFTAWFFVYEVTSTKYTRDVYKELLISLVASLFMGFGVLFLLLWVGIYV, via the exons ATGGAAGGGGCGGTGGGGAGGGAGACTCGGCTACGCGCTGGCCCCGTCTGGGAGGCGAGTGAGATCCCGCTCCCCGCTGGTCCCGTCTCGGAGGCGAGTGTGACCCCGCTCCGCGCTGGTCCCGTCTCGGAGGCGAGTGTGACCCCGCTCCGCGCTGATCCCGTCCTGCTTCTTGATAGA GAGCTGGAGGCCATGACCAgatatacaagcccagtcaaccCTGCTGTCTTCCCACATTTGACAGTAGTTCTTCTTGCAATAGGGATGTTCTTTACTGCATGGTTCTTCGT CTATGAGGTGACAAGTACCAAATACACAAGGGATGTCTACAAAGAATTGCTGATTTCTTTAGTGGCATCTCTCTTCATGGGATTTGGAGTACTTTTCCTTCTCCTGTGGGTTGGGATTTATGTATGA